The Oreochromis niloticus isolate F11D_XX linkage group LG2, O_niloticus_UMD_NMBU, whole genome shotgun sequence genome includes a region encoding these proteins:
- the bbs7 gene encoding BBSome complex member BBS7 isoform X1: MDLRLNRVDYIQVGVTSQKTMRLLPPLGKKATQKVAIADHDGILTCFGIKKGEAVPVFKTLPGQKIARMDLGGAAGTPQEKIFVCSGSQVRGFTKKGKQFLTFEANLTESINAMHVSGSDLFVCASYIYNHYCDCKDQDYYLSGDKINDITCLSTENLTHLVPVLACQDRVLRVLQRSELAYDIEVPGPPSVLELYKDKDFSLGEEILYGTTDGKIGLVEIGEHSAATKWEIDNDKKKGGILCIDTYDIIGDGVSDILVGRDDGTVEVYGFDSSNEPTLRFEHVLSESVTSIQGGCVGKESYDEVLTATYTGWVTGLTTEPQKAEAGPGDEVRMSKETQSKVEALRAELEQLQVKVLQGREQYQQTSQSSTAVSAVPVFSINDKFTLCQDDASYSLTLEVQTAIDNLLLQSDVPIDLLDVDKNSAVVSFSECDSEQPNGNFLLATYRCQANTTRIELKVRSIEGQYGTLQAYITPRLQPKTCQVRQYQIKPLSLHQRTHSIDQERPMNRLSLVGQFSFAEIHSWVVFCLPEVPEKTPAGDSITFYFHNTFLGTQLEATYCKGEGHFKSDNISTISILSDVLSKEATKKKINLNISYEINDDSVSHTLNMIHPKLEYQLLLARKVQLIDALKELQVHEGNADFLIPEYRNILDESANLLEEYKKQPAHLERLYGMITDLFIDKFKFKGQNVKTKVSALLEILDNYDLNSLLDFFNEA, translated from the exons ATGGATCTTCGCCTCAATAGAGTTGATTACATTCAG GTTGGCGTGACATCTCAGAAAACTATGAGGCTTCTTCCTCCACTGGGAAAAAAGGCAACCCAAAAG GTTGCTATTGCTGATCACGATGGAATACTCACATGTTTTGGTATCAAGAAGGGGGAAGCAGTG CCCGTCTTTAAAACACTTCCTGGGCAGAAGATAGCCCGAATGGACCTTGGAGGTGCTGCGGGAACTCCCCAGGAAAAGATCTTTGTCTGCTCTGGTTCTCAGGTCCGAGGATTCACcaagaaaggcaaacagttCCTCACTTTTGAAGCCAACCTAACTGAGAGCATTAATGCAAT GCATGTGTCAGGCTCCGACCTTTTTGTGTGCGCAAGTTACATCTACAACCACTACTGTGACTGCAAAGATCAGGACTACTACCTCTCTGGAGACAAGATCAATGACATCACATGCTTGTCCACAGAAAACCTCACTCACCTCGTCCCAGTCCTGGCATGCCAAGATCGAGTGCTCAGAGTCTTGCAG AGATCTGAACTTGCATATGACATAGAAGTTCCTGGCCCTCCTTCTGTGTTGGAACTGTATAAAGATAAAG ATTTCTCTTTAGGAGAGGAAATTCTCTATGGAACCACAGATGGAAAAATAGGATTGGTTGAGATTGGTGAACATTCAGCTGCGACCAAATGGGAAATTGACAATGACAAAAAGAAAGGAG GAATTCTTTGCATTGACACCTATGATATTATTGGTGACGGAGTGAGTGATATCCTGGTGGGGAGGGATGATGGGACGGTTGAGGTCTACGGCTTTGACAGCTCTAATGAACCGACATTACGCTTTGAGCAT GTATTGTCAGAGAGTGTGACCTCCATCCAGGGTGGTTGTGTAGGGAAGGAGTCTTATGATGAGGTCTTGACTGCCACCTACACTG GATGGGTGACTGGTTTGACCACTGAGCCTCAGAAGGCCGAGGCTGGCCCCGGAGATGAAGTCAGGATGAGCAAGGAGACACAGTCTAAAGTAGAAGCACTCAG GGCAGAGCTGGAGCAGCTGCAGGTCAAAGTCCTGCAGGGACGTGAGCAGTACCAGCAGACCTCTCAATCAAGCACGGCTGTCTCTGCTGTCCCCGTCTTCAGCATCAATGACAAGTTTACACTCTGCCAAGACGATGCCAGCTACAGCCTCACCCTGGAGGTGCAGACTGCCATCGACAACCTGCTGTTGCAG AGTGATGTCCCCATTGACCTTCTGGATGTGGATAAGAACTCAGCTGTCGTCAGTTTCAGTGAATGTGACTCAGAG CAGCCCAATGGGAACTTCCTCCTGGCCACATACCGATGTCAGGCCAACACTACCAGAATTGAGCTCAAA GTGAGGTCCATTGAGGGACAGTATGGAACCCTGCAGGCGTATATTACCCCGAGACTGCAACCTAAGACCTGTCAGGTTCGCCAGTACCAGATCAAACCTCTGTCCCTCCACCAGCGGACTCACAGCATAGACCAAGAGAG GCCAATGAACAGGCTCAGTCTGGTGGGGCAGTTCAGTTTTGCAGAGATCCACTCCTGGGTGGTTTTCTGTTTGCCGGAGGTACCTGAGAAAACACCCGCAGGAGACAGCATCACATTTTATTTCCACAACACCTTCCTTGGCACACAGCTTGAAGCCACCTACTG CAAAGGGGAGGGTCACTTTAAGTCTGACAACATCTCTACGATCTCCATACTGAGTGATGTTCTGTCTAAAGAAGCtaccaaaaagaaaatcaatctCAACATTTCGTACG AAATCAATGATGACTCTGTGAGCCACACCCTTAACATGATCCATCCAAAGCTGGAATACCAGCTGTTGTTGGCTAGAAAAGTTCAGCTCATCGATGCTCTTAAA GAGCTTCAGGTTCATGAGGGGAATGCTGATTTCCTCATTCCAGAGTATCGCAACATCTTGGATGAATCTGCTAATCTCCTTGAAGAGTACAAGAAACAGCCAGCACACCTTGAAAGGCTTTACG GAATGATCACAGACCTCTTCATCGACAAATTCAAGTTCAAGGGCCAGAATGTAAAAACCAAGGTGTCCGCATTGCTGGAGATACTTGATAACTATGACTTGAATTCTctgttagatttttttaatgaggCCTAA
- the bbs7 gene encoding BBSome complex member BBS7 isoform X2, with product MDLRLNRVDYIQVGVTSQKTMRLLPPLGKKATQKVAIADHDGILTCFGIKKGEAVPVFKTLPGQKIARMDLGGAAGTPQEKIFVCSGSQVRGFTKKGKQFLTFEANLTESINAMHVSGSDLFVCASYIYNHYCDCKDQDYYLSGDKINDITCLSTENLTHLVPVLACQDRVLRVLQRSELAYDIEVPGPPSVLELYKDKDFSLGEEILYGTTDGKIGLVEIGEHSAATKWEIDNDKKKGGILCIDTYDIIGDGVSDILVGRDDGTVEVYGFDSSNEPTLRFEHVLSESVTSIQGGCVGKESYDEVLTATYTGWVTGLTTEPQKAEAGPGDEVRMSKETQSKVEALRAELEQLQVKVLQGREQYQQTSQSSTAVSAVPVFSINDKFTLCQDDASYSLTLEVQTAIDNLLLQSDVPIDLLDVDKNSAVVSFSECDSEPNGNFLLATYRCQANTTRIELKVRSIEGQYGTLQAYITPRLQPKTCQVRQYQIKPLSLHQRTHSIDQERPMNRLSLVGQFSFAEIHSWVVFCLPEVPEKTPAGDSITFYFHNTFLGTQLEATYCKGEGHFKSDNISTISILSDVLSKEATKKKINLNISYEINDDSVSHTLNMIHPKLEYQLLLARKVQLIDALKELQVHEGNADFLIPEYRNILDESANLLEEYKKQPAHLERLYGMITDLFIDKFKFKGQNVKTKVSALLEILDNYDLNSLLDFFNEA from the exons ATGGATCTTCGCCTCAATAGAGTTGATTACATTCAG GTTGGCGTGACATCTCAGAAAACTATGAGGCTTCTTCCTCCACTGGGAAAAAAGGCAACCCAAAAG GTTGCTATTGCTGATCACGATGGAATACTCACATGTTTTGGTATCAAGAAGGGGGAAGCAGTG CCCGTCTTTAAAACACTTCCTGGGCAGAAGATAGCCCGAATGGACCTTGGAGGTGCTGCGGGAACTCCCCAGGAAAAGATCTTTGTCTGCTCTGGTTCTCAGGTCCGAGGATTCACcaagaaaggcaaacagttCCTCACTTTTGAAGCCAACCTAACTGAGAGCATTAATGCAAT GCATGTGTCAGGCTCCGACCTTTTTGTGTGCGCAAGTTACATCTACAACCACTACTGTGACTGCAAAGATCAGGACTACTACCTCTCTGGAGACAAGATCAATGACATCACATGCTTGTCCACAGAAAACCTCACTCACCTCGTCCCAGTCCTGGCATGCCAAGATCGAGTGCTCAGAGTCTTGCAG AGATCTGAACTTGCATATGACATAGAAGTTCCTGGCCCTCCTTCTGTGTTGGAACTGTATAAAGATAAAG ATTTCTCTTTAGGAGAGGAAATTCTCTATGGAACCACAGATGGAAAAATAGGATTGGTTGAGATTGGTGAACATTCAGCTGCGACCAAATGGGAAATTGACAATGACAAAAAGAAAGGAG GAATTCTTTGCATTGACACCTATGATATTATTGGTGACGGAGTGAGTGATATCCTGGTGGGGAGGGATGATGGGACGGTTGAGGTCTACGGCTTTGACAGCTCTAATGAACCGACATTACGCTTTGAGCAT GTATTGTCAGAGAGTGTGACCTCCATCCAGGGTGGTTGTGTAGGGAAGGAGTCTTATGATGAGGTCTTGACTGCCACCTACACTG GATGGGTGACTGGTTTGACCACTGAGCCTCAGAAGGCCGAGGCTGGCCCCGGAGATGAAGTCAGGATGAGCAAGGAGACACAGTCTAAAGTAGAAGCACTCAG GGCAGAGCTGGAGCAGCTGCAGGTCAAAGTCCTGCAGGGACGTGAGCAGTACCAGCAGACCTCTCAATCAAGCACGGCTGTCTCTGCTGTCCCCGTCTTCAGCATCAATGACAAGTTTACACTCTGCCAAGACGATGCCAGCTACAGCCTCACCCTGGAGGTGCAGACTGCCATCGACAACCTGCTGTTGCAG AGTGATGTCCCCATTGACCTTCTGGATGTGGATAAGAACTCAGCTGTCGTCAGTTTCAGTGAATGTGACTCAGAG CCCAATGGGAACTTCCTCCTGGCCACATACCGATGTCAGGCCAACACTACCAGAATTGAGCTCAAA GTGAGGTCCATTGAGGGACAGTATGGAACCCTGCAGGCGTATATTACCCCGAGACTGCAACCTAAGACCTGTCAGGTTCGCCAGTACCAGATCAAACCTCTGTCCCTCCACCAGCGGACTCACAGCATAGACCAAGAGAG GCCAATGAACAGGCTCAGTCTGGTGGGGCAGTTCAGTTTTGCAGAGATCCACTCCTGGGTGGTTTTCTGTTTGCCGGAGGTACCTGAGAAAACACCCGCAGGAGACAGCATCACATTTTATTTCCACAACACCTTCCTTGGCACACAGCTTGAAGCCACCTACTG CAAAGGGGAGGGTCACTTTAAGTCTGACAACATCTCTACGATCTCCATACTGAGTGATGTTCTGTCTAAAGAAGCtaccaaaaagaaaatcaatctCAACATTTCGTACG AAATCAATGATGACTCTGTGAGCCACACCCTTAACATGATCCATCCAAAGCTGGAATACCAGCTGTTGTTGGCTAGAAAAGTTCAGCTCATCGATGCTCTTAAA GAGCTTCAGGTTCATGAGGGGAATGCTGATTTCCTCATTCCAGAGTATCGCAACATCTTGGATGAATCTGCTAATCTCCTTGAAGAGTACAAGAAACAGCCAGCACACCTTGAAAGGCTTTACG GAATGATCACAGACCTCTTCATCGACAAATTCAAGTTCAAGGGCCAGAATGTAAAAACCAAGGTGTCCGCATTGCTGGAGATACTTGATAACTATGACTTGAATTCTctgttagatttttttaatgaggCCTAA
- the bbs7 gene encoding BBSome complex member BBS7 isoform X3, whose amino-acid sequence MDLRLNRVDYIQVGVTSQKTMRLLPPLGKKATQKVAIADHDGILTCFGIKKGEAVPVFKTLPGQKIARMDLGGAAGTPQEKIFVCSGSQVRGFTKKGKQFLTFEANLTESINAMHVSGSDLFVCASYIYNHYCDCKDQDYYLSGDKINDITCLSTENLTHLVPVLACQDRVLRVLQRSELAYDIEVPGPPSVLELYKDKGEEILYGTTDGKIGLVEIGEHSAATKWEIDNDKKKGGILCIDTYDIIGDGVSDILVGRDDGTVEVYGFDSSNEPTLRFEHVLSESVTSIQGGCVGKESYDEVLTATYTGWVTGLTTEPQKAEAGPGDEVRMSKETQSKVEALRAELEQLQVKVLQGREQYQQTSQSSTAVSAVPVFSINDKFTLCQDDASYSLTLEVQTAIDNLLLQSDVPIDLLDVDKNSAVVSFSECDSEQPNGNFLLATYRCQANTTRIELKVRSIEGQYGTLQAYITPRLQPKTCQVRQYQIKPLSLHQRTHSIDQERPMNRLSLVGQFSFAEIHSWVVFCLPEVPEKTPAGDSITFYFHNTFLGTQLEATYCKGEGHFKSDNISTISILSDVLSKEATKKKINLNISYEINDDSVSHTLNMIHPKLEYQLLLARKVQLIDALKELQVHEGNADFLIPEYRNILDESANLLEEYKKQPAHLERLYGMITDLFIDKFKFKGQNVKTKVSALLEILDNYDLNSLLDFFNEA is encoded by the exons ATGGATCTTCGCCTCAATAGAGTTGATTACATTCAG GTTGGCGTGACATCTCAGAAAACTATGAGGCTTCTTCCTCCACTGGGAAAAAAGGCAACCCAAAAG GTTGCTATTGCTGATCACGATGGAATACTCACATGTTTTGGTATCAAGAAGGGGGAAGCAGTG CCCGTCTTTAAAACACTTCCTGGGCAGAAGATAGCCCGAATGGACCTTGGAGGTGCTGCGGGAACTCCCCAGGAAAAGATCTTTGTCTGCTCTGGTTCTCAGGTCCGAGGATTCACcaagaaaggcaaacagttCCTCACTTTTGAAGCCAACCTAACTGAGAGCATTAATGCAAT GCATGTGTCAGGCTCCGACCTTTTTGTGTGCGCAAGTTACATCTACAACCACTACTGTGACTGCAAAGATCAGGACTACTACCTCTCTGGAGACAAGATCAATGACATCACATGCTTGTCCACAGAAAACCTCACTCACCTCGTCCCAGTCCTGGCATGCCAAGATCGAGTGCTCAGAGTCTTGCAG AGATCTGAACTTGCATATGACATAGAAGTTCCTGGCCCTCCTTCTGTGTTGGAACTGTATAAAGATAAAG GAGAGGAAATTCTCTATGGAACCACAGATGGAAAAATAGGATTGGTTGAGATTGGTGAACATTCAGCTGCGACCAAATGGGAAATTGACAATGACAAAAAGAAAGGAG GAATTCTTTGCATTGACACCTATGATATTATTGGTGACGGAGTGAGTGATATCCTGGTGGGGAGGGATGATGGGACGGTTGAGGTCTACGGCTTTGACAGCTCTAATGAACCGACATTACGCTTTGAGCAT GTATTGTCAGAGAGTGTGACCTCCATCCAGGGTGGTTGTGTAGGGAAGGAGTCTTATGATGAGGTCTTGACTGCCACCTACACTG GATGGGTGACTGGTTTGACCACTGAGCCTCAGAAGGCCGAGGCTGGCCCCGGAGATGAAGTCAGGATGAGCAAGGAGACACAGTCTAAAGTAGAAGCACTCAG GGCAGAGCTGGAGCAGCTGCAGGTCAAAGTCCTGCAGGGACGTGAGCAGTACCAGCAGACCTCTCAATCAAGCACGGCTGTCTCTGCTGTCCCCGTCTTCAGCATCAATGACAAGTTTACACTCTGCCAAGACGATGCCAGCTACAGCCTCACCCTGGAGGTGCAGACTGCCATCGACAACCTGCTGTTGCAG AGTGATGTCCCCATTGACCTTCTGGATGTGGATAAGAACTCAGCTGTCGTCAGTTTCAGTGAATGTGACTCAGAG CAGCCCAATGGGAACTTCCTCCTGGCCACATACCGATGTCAGGCCAACACTACCAGAATTGAGCTCAAA GTGAGGTCCATTGAGGGACAGTATGGAACCCTGCAGGCGTATATTACCCCGAGACTGCAACCTAAGACCTGTCAGGTTCGCCAGTACCAGATCAAACCTCTGTCCCTCCACCAGCGGACTCACAGCATAGACCAAGAGAG GCCAATGAACAGGCTCAGTCTGGTGGGGCAGTTCAGTTTTGCAGAGATCCACTCCTGGGTGGTTTTCTGTTTGCCGGAGGTACCTGAGAAAACACCCGCAGGAGACAGCATCACATTTTATTTCCACAACACCTTCCTTGGCACACAGCTTGAAGCCACCTACTG CAAAGGGGAGGGTCACTTTAAGTCTGACAACATCTCTACGATCTCCATACTGAGTGATGTTCTGTCTAAAGAAGCtaccaaaaagaaaatcaatctCAACATTTCGTACG AAATCAATGATGACTCTGTGAGCCACACCCTTAACATGATCCATCCAAAGCTGGAATACCAGCTGTTGTTGGCTAGAAAAGTTCAGCTCATCGATGCTCTTAAA GAGCTTCAGGTTCATGAGGGGAATGCTGATTTCCTCATTCCAGAGTATCGCAACATCTTGGATGAATCTGCTAATCTCCTTGAAGAGTACAAGAAACAGCCAGCACACCTTGAAAGGCTTTACG GAATGATCACAGACCTCTTCATCGACAAATTCAAGTTCAAGGGCCAGAATGTAAAAACCAAGGTGTCCGCATTGCTGGAGATACTTGATAACTATGACTTGAATTCTctgttagatttttttaatgaggCCTAA